The Bradysia coprophila strain Holo2 unplaced genomic scaffold, BU_Bcop_v1 contig_151, whole genome shotgun sequence genome contains a region encoding:
- the LOC119074294 gene encoding bromodomain and WD repeat-containing protein 3 has protein sequence MDDREQIISANVTPELYFLIAKFLADGPLRNASEVLMQELDRLKVFPRRIDWTGEEHEQTFAELERQFSHIGPLHLLEICKRVPALLDKELVPSVNGVTSLLGAGRQSLLRTKETITAPKGIVAHCSRIHGMPVLESINKKPVNNIVQVLYGRESSGPITRKLAVPTKFYGKLDLLRRSLGHLSAVYCVLFDRSGKYIITGADDLLVKLWSAIDGRLLATFRGASAEITDIAVNLDNTLLAAGSLDRILRVWDMQTGGPIAVLSAHTGMITSVNFCPSRNRELKYLVTTSTDGSVAFWQYYTPRGAKSSFASKPIQFLEKIRPGQAQMICASFSPGGKFLAAGSADHHVRVYLMGEEGPKRILEIEAHTDTVDSIQWAHQGLKFVSGGKDGIAYMWTFESQQWKSMKLSMTERLPGENVSEDDARKLKVTMVSWDASDKWVITAVNDFSIKVWNSATGKLHKVMTGHTDELFVLESHPIDPHVLVSAGHDGQLFIWDIMEGQSIAHFVNHIDGQGNGGIFDAKWSPDGSMIAATDSHGHILMYGFGSGHPRLKMLPKELFFHTDYRPLIRDVNHYVMDEQTQTTPHLMPPPFLVDVDGNPHPPSFQRLVPGRENCTTEQLVPNITIGPEGVEVVESPNTVSNIDRLIAALANRQGPGQAPDSNNERDQQANRPSNSPRANGRVGSVRRSGDVEGVRQSSGNWQRDVNLKWIRRIYVQPMRYSRLQTLRQKVYHAGLLEQDIYRREMRRRPMMINTSITSSSSLRSANKNRNSGRGRRPGASVTPAYRTRAVREREDMDDDDPDVIASASSDSDNTSDATAAEDLSGSSSSSDTESSDYSDWVGTDQALEPPKRSKRKSVQNRSHSPTNSDMNQNTERTVGRKKVVIPEGEIPESYRPPEWLSEVIPKKTPYYPQMGDEVVYFRQGHQRYLDAVRSKKVYKLSNNVEPWVQFDLRDNEVVKVIGIKYEIRPPRLCCLKLALLNSDGSFTGQSFSIKYHDMPDVLDFIVLRQTYDTAVQRLWTTGERFRCMIDDGWWMGVIESRTPLSPDFPHSLFMCFRIRWDNGEYEFMSPWDMEPIDNNRIPTEVGGAVPVLPEELRATLYQPRSEEWPRGDRDATCRRIISGLEEVMGLAIADPFLAPVDLNIYPTYAYVIEYPIDLTTIKARFDNHFYRRLTAAQFDVRYLATNAERFNQSGSHIIKHARIITDLCLRIIKDQNIVDVGAVYHQLMDTYVTTDTDGDNEAGPSMRNASSSGARRSTRLRRAPEVDWRVKCRDVLDAIWQSNDSEPFREPVDLIEHPDYLTSIDTPMDLRTVKEELLGGNYKSATDFVKDMRLIFTNSRNYNTNKRSRIYSMTLRLSGLFEDKLEQLFYNWKSTKRRPAKKKPSPSQSHQHRPGPTTRRSTATHANGSVEEESDDDDDDDDDLPLRNGRASRRNIQHTTSNGVSSSVNTEPVAGPSTSRGHTRKSRADSVDQLRETSSNSSSSSSDSDGSDNDSDDEPSIPVSALGTHRVRRRNSDSEASYKPNRRITKPKRRKKRKGDKKDKRKKSNGGVGRPGRPPKQRIIHSDEDYAVNNRNSESPKKLPGRPKRSRRARESSSSSDGELKRRKQRKRRGYNSGSDNSCTLNNSQPVERNPLETDSDGQVVRSTRGRKKKTWPREADSQDDQDHNQRHRATQSSQTVQRRYPQRKLLTDSDNSPDEQTSSRRTNTFRRDTRSRASQEESDDDQTLSQVIMNSSFRSRSRRSFVTEPATNGISSRIVTRQQMPTSSQRSVTTTHEVIPVRLQRSSVQEDHNYDEPGPSSRYTRRNNVTLSRHQRNADELDCPTTQRTEMHRIIPAQSSISGRLRQRMVPAVTSTLPSSSSRTPRTVRLPERINEDDDANDDDESDPEDDKPLSQTRTASGLPMRNRSFCDDEYLPGQPSTSKSSRSTRALKRQYYNEDTDEETQNGNNPSAKRRLQTSSETPLRASQSNNATATTTTSQFESDNSEDELPLSVSSRGRIRKINPKARGLFRE, from the exons ATGGATGATAGAGAACAGATAATTAGTGCAAATGTAACACCTG AATTGTACTTTTTAATAGCGAAATTTTTGGCCGACGGTCCACTTCGAAATGCATCTGAG GTTCTGATGCAAGAGTTGGATCGCTTAAAG GTTTTTCCGAGAAGAATCGACTGGACGGGAGAGGAACATGAACAAACCTTTGCCGAATTG GAACGCCAATTCTCTCATATTGGCCCGCTACACCTACTTGAAATATGCAAACGTGTACCAGCTCTGTTGGACAAAGAACTGGTGCCCAGCGTAAATGGCGTAACTTCCCTATTGGGAGCGGGACGCCAAAGTCTACTTCGAACAAAAGAAACAATCACAGCGCCCAAAGGTATCGTTGCACATTGTAGTCGAATACATGGCATGCCGGTGCTGGAgtcaattaacaaaaaaccgGTGAACAATATCG TCCAAGTATTGTATGGCAGAGAAAGTTCGGGCCCGATAACCCGGAAACTAGCTGTGCCTACAAAGTTTTACGGAAAATTGGACCTACTGCGACGATCGCTCGGACATTTGTCAGCCGTTTATTGTGTGTTGTTTGACCGATCGGGAAAGTACATAATTACG GGAGCCGATGATTTGCTGGTGAAACTTTGGAGTGCAATCGATGGTCGACTGTTAGCCACATTTCGTGGTGCATCGGCCGAAATCACCGACATTGCAGTAAATTTAGATAATACGTTGCTAGCAGCTGGTTCCTTAGATAGAATCTTACGTGTATGGGACATGCAAACCGGCGGACCCATAGCCGTTCTATCCGCACATACTGGCATGATCACATCGGTTAATTTTTGCCCATCACGAAATCgtgaattaaaatatttagtcACAACCAGCACCGATGGTTCGGTGGCATTCTGGCAGTATTATACGCCACGAGGAGCTAAGTCATCATTTGC CTCGAAGCCGATCCAATTTCTCGAAAAAATTCGTCCGGGACAAGCTCAGATGATCTGTGCGTCATTTTCACCGGGCGGCAAATTTCTGGCGGCAGGCTCTGCAGATCATCACGTTCGCGTGTATTTGATGGGTGAAGAGGGTCCGAAACGGATATTGGAAATCGAAGCGCATACGGATACGGTCGATTCGATACAATGGGCGCATCAGGGACTGAAATTTGTGTCCGGCGGCAAGGACGGAATTGCTTACATGTGGACTTTTGAATCTCAACAGTGGAAATCGATGAAACTGAGCATGACCGAACGATTGCCGGG GGAGAATGTGTCGGAAGACGATGCACGAAAGCTCAAAGTGACGATGGTTTCCTGGGACGCTAGCGATAAGTGGGTTATAACAGCTGTAAATGACTTTTCG ATAAAAGTATGGAATTCAGCTACCGGAAAGCTTCACAAAGTAATGACTGGCCACACGGACGAACTATTCGTCCTCGAATCACATCCCATCGATCCGCACGTTTTGGTATCGGCAGGTCATGATGGTCAACTGTTCATCTGGGACATTATGGAGGGTCAATCAATAGCACACTTCGTTAATCACATTGATGGCCAGGGAAACGGAGGCATTTTCGATGCGAAATGGTCACCGGATGGATCGATGATAGCGGCTACCGATTCCCATGGACACATACTCATGTATGGTTTTGGGTCTGGCCATCCGAGACTCAAAATG CTTCCGAAAGAATTGTTTTTCCACACCGACTATCGTCCGTTGATTCGAGATGTGAATCACTACGTCATGGATGAACAAACACAAACCACTCCGCACTTGATGCCCCCTCCATTTTTGGTTGATGTTGATGGCAATCCACATCCGCCATCGTTTCAACGTCTCGTTCCAGGCCGAGAAAACTGTACGACAGAGCAATTGGTGCCAAACATCACTATTGGCCCAGAAGGAGTTGAAGTTGTCGAGTCGCCGAATACTGTGTCGAATATCGATCGTTTAATTGCTGCTCTAGCTAATCGACAAGGGCCTGGACAAGCGCCAGATTCAAATAATGAACGTGATCAACAAGCCAATCGACCTTCAAACTCCCCTCGTGCAAATGGTCGCGTTGGTTCAGTTCGTCGATCGGGTGATGTTGAAGGTGTACGACAGAGTTCCGGCAATTGGCAGAGAGACGTGAACTTGAAATGGATTCGCCGAATATATGTTCAGCCGATGAGATATTCTCGTTTGCAGACGTTGCGTCAAAAGGT ATACCATGCTGGGCTATTGGAGCAGGATATTTATCGTCGTGAAATGCGTCGTCGGCCCATGATGATTAATACATCGATAACAAGCTCGTCGTCGTTGCGATCggcaaataaaaatcgaaacagTGGAAGAGGTCGAAGACCAGGCGCAAGTGTTACGCCAGCTTACCGAACGAGAGCCGTACGCGAACGTGAAGATATGGACGATGATGATCCGGACGTCATTGCATCGGCAAGTAGCGATTCAGATAATACGAGCGATGCTACAGCAGCAGAAGATCTGTCTGGATCGAGCAGCTCTTCAGATACAGAGAGTTCCGATTATTCGGACTGGGTTGGTACCGATCAAGCATTGGAGCCGCCAAAGCGATCGAAACGAAAGTCCGTGCAAAATCGATCACACTCACCGACCAATAGTGACATGAACCAAAACACTGAACGAACAGTCGGACGCAAGAAAGTTGTAATACCCGAAGGTGAAATACCGGAATCGTATCGACCACCGGAGTGGCTGTCCGAAGTTATCCCGAAGAAAACTCCTTACTATCCGCAAATGGGTGACGAAGTGGTTTACTTTCGGCAAGGACATCAACGGTATTTGGATGCGGTCCGATCGAAAAAGGTGTACAAGCTCAGCAACAATGTCGAACCCTGGGTTCAATTTGATTTGCGAGACAATGAAGTCGTTAAAGTCATTGgcataaaatacgaaattcgTCCGCCGCGTTTATGCTGCCTAAAGCTGGCACTCTTAAATAGTGATGGATCATTCACCGGCCAATCATTCTCCATCAAATATCACGATATGCCCGACGTGCTCGACTTCATAGTATTGCGGCAAACTTATGACACAGCCGTACAGCGATTATGGACAACTGGAGAACGCTTCCGGTGCATGATAGACGATGGCTGGTGGATGGGTGTCATTGAATCACGAACGCCGCTGTCACCGGATTTTCCACATTCACTGTTCATGTGCTTCCGAATCCGATGGGACAACGGTGAATACGAATTTATGAGTCCGTGGGACATGGAACCGATCGACAATAATCGAATACCGACCGAGGTCGGTGGAGCCGTTCCAGTGTTGCCGGAAGAATTACGAGCTACCTTATATCAGCCGCGTTCGGAGGAATGGCCACGTGGCGATCGAGACGCAACATGTCGTCGCATCATCAGCGGTTTGGAAGAAGTTATGGGACTGGCCATAGCCGATCCCTTTTTGGCGCCAGTCGATTTGAACATTTACCCGACCTATGCGTACGTTATTGAATATCCGATCGATTTGACGACGATTAAGGCGCGATTCGACAATCATTTCTATCGACGGTTAACGGCCGCTCAGTTCGATGTCCGATACTTGGCCACAAATGCGGAGAGATTCAATCAGAGCGGTAGTCACATCATAAAACACGCACGAATTATAACGGATCTGTGCTTACGAATCATCAA AGATCAAAACATAGTCGACGTCGGAGCCGTTTACCACCAACTAATGGACACTTATGTAACTACCGATACAGACGGCGACAATGAAGCTGGCCCATCAATGCGTAATGCATCCTCGTCGGGAGCACGACG GTCAACGCGACTACGACGTGCACCGGAAGTCGATTGGCGCGTTAAGTGTCGCGATGTTTTGGATGCAATCTGGCAGTCAAACGATTCGGAACCGTTCCGGGAACCGGTTGATTTGATCGAACATCCTG ATTACCTGACCTCAATCGACACTCCAATGGATCTACGTACGGTTAAAGAAGAACTGCTAGGCGGTAATTACAAATCGGCCACTGATTTTGTAAAAGACATGAGACTGATCTTTACGAATTCTCGTAACTACAACACAAACAAACGATCTCGA ATCTACTCAATGACCTTACGTCTCAGCGGTTTGTTTGAAGACAAATTGGAgcaattattttacaattgGAAGTCAACAAAGCGACGGCCAGCGAAGAAAAAACCCAGTCCATCACAATCGCATCAACATCGACCCGGGCCTACAACTCGACGGTCTACTGCAACGCATGCAAATGGTAGTGTTGAAGAAGAGagtgacgatgatgatgacgacgaTGATGATCTTCCACTGCGGAACGGTCGAGCATCGAGACGAAACATACAACATACGACATCGAATGGGGTGTCGTCATCAGTCAATACTGAACCGGTTGCAGGTCCTAGTACATCACGTGGCCATACGCGAAAGTCTCGTGCCGATAGTGTAGACCAATTGCGTGAGACTAGTTCAAACAGCTCATCAAGTTCCAGTGATAGCGATGGTAGCGATAACGATAGTGATGATGAACCATCAATTCCAGTATCTGCGTTAGGTACACACCGTGTGCGGCGACGAAATTCGGATTCGGAGGCTAGCTATAAGCCGAATCGACGGATAACAAAGCCAAAGAGACGAAAGAAACGAAAAGGAGACAAGAAAGACAAGCGAAAGAAATCGAACGGAGGTGTAGGTCGACCAGGGCGTCCACCAAAGCAAAGAATCATACACAGTGATGAAGACTATGCTGTAAATAATCGAAATTCTGAATCACCAAAGAAATTGCCCGGTCGTCCGAAGCGCAGTCGACGAGCTCGTGAAAGTAGTAGTAGCTCCGATGGTGAGCTGAAGCGAAGAAAACAGAGAAAGCGAAGAGGTTACAACAGCGGCTCTGACAATAGCTGTACATTGAATAATTCGCAGCCAGTGGAACGAAATCCACTCGAAACTGATTCTGATGGTCAAGTGGTGCGATCAACTAGAGgcagaaaaaagaaaacatggCCACGCGAGGCAGACAGTCAAGACGATCAGGATCATAATCAACGACATAGAGCGACTCAATCATCACAA ACCGTGCAAAGACGATATCCACAGCGAAAATTGTTGACTGACTCCGATAATAGTCCCGACGAACAAACCTCTTCCAGACGAACGAATACTTTCCGTCGTGACACTCGAAGTCGTGCATCGCAAGAAGAGAGCGACGACGATCAAACACTTAGCCAAGTGATCATGAACAGCAGTTTTCGGTCTCGATCACGTCGTAGCTTCG TTACCGAGCCCGCCACAAATGGTATCTCGTCACGAATTGTTACAAGACAACAAATGCCTACCTCAAGTCAACGTTCAGTCACAACAACGCATGAAGTAATACCAGTGCGCCTGCAGCGTTCCTCCGTCCAAGAGGATCACAATTACGACGAACCGGGACCATCATCACGCTACACTCGTCGAAATAATGTGACATTATCCAGACATCAGCGAAATGCCGATGAGCTTGACTGTCCCACTACTCAACGAACTGAAATGCATCGCATTATACCAGCTCAATCGAGCATTTCCGGCCGACTCAGGCAACGTATGGTACCTGCTGTCACTAGTACATTGCCATCGTCTAGTTCGCGAACGCCAAGAACGGTTCGGTTACCGGAACGAATCAATGAAGATGACGATGCCAATGACGACGATGAAAGCGATCCAGAAGACGATAAACCGTTAAGCCAGACACGAACTGCGTCCGGCCTACCGATGCGAAATCGATCATTCTGCGACGATGAATACTTACCCGGTCAGCCGTCAACGTCGAAGTCGTCACGCAGCACCCGTGCATTGAAGCGGCAATACTACAATGAGGACACCGATGAAGAGACACAAAATGGTAACAATCCGAGTGCAAAGCGAAGACTGCAAACATCCAGTGAAACGCCACTGCGTGCTTCACAATCGAACAATGCCACTGCAACGACTacgacgagtcaatttgagtCGGATAACAGTGAAGATGAGCTGCCGCTCAGTGTAAGTAGCCGTGGCCGAATACGAAAAATTAATCCGAAAGCGCGAGGCCTTTTCCGCGAATAG